From the Prionailurus viverrinus isolate Anna unplaced genomic scaffold, UM_Priviv_1.0 scaffold_33, whole genome shotgun sequence genome, one window contains:
- the SLC66A3 gene encoding solute carrier family 66 member 3 isoform X6 translates to MEKLLLLFCNWSTLGVCAALKLPQISAVLAARSARGISLPSLLLELAGFLVFLRYQCYYEYPLLTYLEYPILIAQDVLLLLCAFHFNGNVKGAAPYMAVYPFRCPGIRRDWGVRI, encoded by the exons ATGGAGAAGCTGCTGCTGTTGTTCTGCAACTGGAGCACGCTGGGCGTGTGCGCCGCGCTCAAGCTGCCGCAGATCTCCGCGGTGCTGGCGGCGCGCAGCGCGCGGGGCATCAGCCTCCCGAGTTTACTTCTGGAGCTGGCGGG ttTCCTGGTGTTTCTCCGGTACCAGTGTTACTATGAGTACCCGCTGCTGACCTACCTGGAGTATCCCATTCTCATCGCACAAG ACGTCCTCCTCCTGCTGTGTGCCTTCCATTTCAACGGGAACGTGAAAGGAGCAGCCCCGTACATGGCCGTGTATCCTTTTCGTTGTCCAGGGATCCGACGGGACTGGGGAGTCAG AATCTAA
- the SLC66A3 gene encoding solute carrier family 66 member 3 isoform X1 has protein sequence MEKLLLLFCNWSTLGVCAALKLPQISAVLAARSARGISLPSLLLELAGFLVFLRYQCYYEYPLLTYLEYPILIAQDVLLLLCAFHFNGNVKGAAPYMAVYPFRCPGIRRDWGVRCFCQICVLVVKLKKIPNAQSKYFHQRGQQVCSAPVPVEDQGLRHRERPHLEPRCIHLCNKNNNNDNDHRRSYDSYTFRDHACFKRVGNHHGPSLQEDGGKG, from the exons ATGGAGAAGCTGCTGCTGTTGTTCTGCAACTGGAGCACGCTGGGCGTGTGCGCCGCGCTCAAGCTGCCGCAGATCTCCGCGGTGCTGGCGGCGCGCAGCGCGCGGGGCATCAGCCTCCCGAGTTTACTTCTGGAGCTGGCGGG ttTCCTGGTGTTTCTCCGGTACCAGTGTTACTATGAGTACCCGCTGCTGACCTACCTGGAGTATCCCATTCTCATCGCACAAG ACGTCCTCCTCCTGCTGTGTGCCTTCCATTTCAACGGGAACGTGAAAGGAGCAGCCCCGTACATGGCCGTGTATCCTTTTCGTTGTCCAGGGATCCGACGGGACTGGGGAGTCAGGTGCTTTTGCCAGATCTGCGTTCTTGTGGTCAAACTGAAAAAGATCCCCAATGCGC AATCTAAGTACTTTCATCAGCGTGGCCAGCAAGTTTGCTCAGCTCCAGTACCTGTGGAAGACCAGGGACTCAGGCACCGTGAGCGCCCTCACCTGGAGCCTCGCTGCATACACCTGTGCAA CAAGAATAATAACAACGATAATGACCACCGGCGATCTTACGA TTCTTACACGTTTCGTGATCATGCTTGCTTTAAACGTGTGGGTAACCACCACGGTCCTTCGCTACAGGAAGACGGCGGTAAAGGCTGA
- the SLC66A3 gene encoding solute carrier family 66 member 3 isoform X3 — protein sequence MEKLLLLFCNWSTLGVCAALKLPQISAVLAARSARGISLPSLLLELAGFLVFLRYQCYYEYPLLTYLEYPILIAQDVLLLLCAFHFNGNVKGAAPYMAVFVASWFVLPLQKWIIDLAMNLSTFISVASKFAQLQYLWKTRDSGTVSALTWSLAAYTCATRIITTIMTTGDLTILTRFVIMLALNVWVTTTVLRYRKTAVKAE from the exons ATGGAGAAGCTGCTGCTGTTGTTCTGCAACTGGAGCACGCTGGGCGTGTGCGCCGCGCTCAAGCTGCCGCAGATCTCCGCGGTGCTGGCGGCGCGCAGCGCGCGGGGCATCAGCCTCCCGAGTTTACTTCTGGAGCTGGCGGG ttTCCTGGTGTTTCTCCGGTACCAGTGTTACTATGAGTACCCGCTGCTGACCTACCTGGAGTATCCCATTCTCATCGCACAAG ACGTCCTCCTCCTGCTGTGTGCCTTCCATTTCAACGGGAACGTGAAAGGAGCAGCCCCGTACATGGCCGT ATTTGTGGCCTCGTGGTTCGTCCTTCCCCTGCAGAAGTGGATCATAGATCTGGCCATG AATCTAAGTACTTTCATCAGCGTGGCCAGCAAGTTTGCTCAGCTCCAGTACCTGTGGAAGACCAGGGACTCAGGCACCGTGAGCGCCCTCACCTGGAGCCTCGCTGCATACACCTGTGCAA CAAGAATAATAACAACGATAATGACCACCGGCGATCTTACGA TTCTTACACGTTTCGTGATCATGCTTGCTTTAAACGTGTGGGTAACCACCACGGTCCTTCGCTACAGGAAGACGGCGGTAAAGGCTGAATAA
- the SLC66A3 gene encoding solute carrier family 66 member 3 isoform X5: MEKLLLLFCNWSTLGVCAALKLPQISAVLAARSARGISLPSLLLELAGFLVFLRYQCYYEYPLLTYLEYPILIAQDVLLLLCAFHFNGNVKGAAPYMAVYPFRCPGIRRDWGVRCFCQICVLVVKLKKIPNAQSKYFHQRGQQVCSAPVPVEDQGLRHRERPHLEPRCIHLCNKNNNNDNDHRRSYEGTL, translated from the exons ATGGAGAAGCTGCTGCTGTTGTTCTGCAACTGGAGCACGCTGGGCGTGTGCGCCGCGCTCAAGCTGCCGCAGATCTCCGCGGTGCTGGCGGCGCGCAGCGCGCGGGGCATCAGCCTCCCGAGTTTACTTCTGGAGCTGGCGGG ttTCCTGGTGTTTCTCCGGTACCAGTGTTACTATGAGTACCCGCTGCTGACCTACCTGGAGTATCCCATTCTCATCGCACAAG ACGTCCTCCTCCTGCTGTGTGCCTTCCATTTCAACGGGAACGTGAAAGGAGCAGCCCCGTACATGGCCGTGTATCCTTTTCGTTGTCCAGGGATCCGACGGGACTGGGGAGTCAGGTGCTTTTGCCAGATCTGCGTTCTTGTGGTCAAACTGAAAAAGATCCCCAATGCGC AATCTAAGTACTTTCATCAGCGTGGCCAGCAAGTTTGCTCAGCTCCAGTACCTGTGGAAGACCAGGGACTCAGGCACCGTGAGCGCCCTCACCTGGAGCCTCGCTGCATACACCTGTGCAA CAAGAATAATAACAACGATAATGACCACCGGCGATCTTACGA ggggacACTGTGA
- the SLC66A3 gene encoding solute carrier family 66 member 3 isoform X2, translating into MGALWRKGRKTNRARASQRGASAAGRALIHQKFGVDALTQYLKIFLVFLRYQCYYEYPLLTYLEYPILIAQDVLLLLCAFHFNGNVKGAAPYMAVYPFRCPGIRRDWGVRCFCQICVLVVKLKKIPNAQSKYFHQRGQQVCSAPVPVEDQGLRHRERPHLEPRCIHLCNKNNNNDNDHRRSYDSYTFRDHACFKRVGNHHGPSLQEDGGKG; encoded by the exons ATGGGGGCTCtttggaggaaggggagaaagacgAATCGGGCCAGAGCCAGCCAGAGAGGAGCCAGTGCCGCTGGGAGAGCGCTTATCCATCAGAAATTCGGAGTGGATGCCTTGACTCAGTATTTAAAGAT ttTCCTGGTGTTTCTCCGGTACCAGTGTTACTATGAGTACCCGCTGCTGACCTACCTGGAGTATCCCATTCTCATCGCACAAG ACGTCCTCCTCCTGCTGTGTGCCTTCCATTTCAACGGGAACGTGAAAGGAGCAGCCCCGTACATGGCCGTGTATCCTTTTCGTTGTCCAGGGATCCGACGGGACTGGGGAGTCAGGTGCTTTTGCCAGATCTGCGTTCTTGTGGTCAAACTGAAAAAGATCCCCAATGCGC AATCTAAGTACTTTCATCAGCGTGGCCAGCAAGTTTGCTCAGCTCCAGTACCTGTGGAAGACCAGGGACTCAGGCACCGTGAGCGCCCTCACCTGGAGCCTCGCTGCATACACCTGTGCAA CAAGAATAATAACAACGATAATGACCACCGGCGATCTTACGA TTCTTACACGTTTCGTGATCATGCTTGCTTTAAACGTGTGGGTAACCACCACGGTCCTTCGCTACAGGAAGACGGCGGTAAAGGCTGA
- the SLC66A3 gene encoding solute carrier family 66 member 3 isoform X4, producing the protein MLEKLRTVLSYRPTLCVRNLPPPPDVSSFLVFLRYQCYYEYPLLTYLEYPILIAQDVLLLLCAFHFNGNVKGAAPYMAVYPFRCPGIRRDWGVRCFCQICVLVVKLKKIPNAQSKYFHQRGQQVCSAPVPVEDQGLRHRERPHLEPRCIHLCNKNNNNDNDHRRSYDSYTFRDHACFKRVGNHHGPSLQEDGGKG; encoded by the exons ATGCTCGAAAAGCTGCGGACAGTATTAAGTTACCGTCCCACGCTCTGTGTGCGaaatctccccccaccccctgacgTTTCCAG ttTCCTGGTGTTTCTCCGGTACCAGTGTTACTATGAGTACCCGCTGCTGACCTACCTGGAGTATCCCATTCTCATCGCACAAG ACGTCCTCCTCCTGCTGTGTGCCTTCCATTTCAACGGGAACGTGAAAGGAGCAGCCCCGTACATGGCCGTGTATCCTTTTCGTTGTCCAGGGATCCGACGGGACTGGGGAGTCAGGTGCTTTTGCCAGATCTGCGTTCTTGTGGTCAAACTGAAAAAGATCCCCAATGCGC AATCTAAGTACTTTCATCAGCGTGGCCAGCAAGTTTGCTCAGCTCCAGTACCTGTGGAAGACCAGGGACTCAGGCACCGTGAGCGCCCTCACCTGGAGCCTCGCTGCATACACCTGTGCAA CAAGAATAATAACAACGATAATGACCACCGGCGATCTTACGA TTCTTACACGTTTCGTGATCATGCTTGCTTTAAACGTGTGGGTAACCACCACGGTCCTTCGCTACAGGAAGACGGCGGTAAAGGCTGA